The Papaver somniferum cultivar HN1 chromosome 6, ASM357369v1, whole genome shotgun sequence genome segment GTAAATGCGAGCACACCGAAGCCGTAACCATGTGTGGAGCACTTCTCGAGGTATTTGTTGCATTTGCGGTTGATGGCCATGGAAATAGCGTGTCCAGGAGTGAAGCGTCGAGTTCCAGCACTGGTAAAGGGAGAAACTACTGTGACATCGAAGCAAACGTTCTTCCCTCCTTCCCAATTGAGCACAATGATATCCCATGGCTTTAATTCTTTGTCGGAGTCAGATCGAAGTCCTAAGGAGGCTTCTTTTCTGGCAGGTACATTGGCTTTGTGGCATATATCAAACACGGCATCTCTCGCAATATCATGTCGATATTTAATCCCTATATCCTTGGCACAGTGTAGAGCGTGATCGCCGAAAGCATCCATGGGTTTGTTGTAGCTGGAACAGAGACTATCGTCATTGAAAAACGGTATCCCGAGGCGATACTGGAGGACAGCTCGAAATTGTTGAGGCCCAACGGCTTGGCCAAGCCCACTAATAGGAATAGCTTTGAGGAAGTTCATGGCATAAGGAAGCCGATTACTGTGCCATAAGAACAAGTCATGCTCGGATAAACTTACTACAGGCATTAACTTAGTTTGTGAATATCATACTCGTTAATAAAGGTATATAGGGAAGAAATCACATTGAAAATAGATATccgcctatatatatatatagagactataatttttacttctccgcctatataatagggacGAAGGGAGAAATTTGTTTTTTTGCTTGTCCAATCACTAATTCGCCGGATATAACAACtttattaaaatatatatatattttttttgaaaactaaCCCGATTGGTTTTAACTGGATGATAtatttttaattcttttatgtAAAATCGAAAAATATAATGTGAGTTTATATTTATGGATATTTATCTAGATTTTCCATGGTGGAAAAAATATCTATAAAATTCTGATTTTCCCTATACCCTATTGATATGGATTATCAACACCAAAAGAAATGGAATTGCCCTTAACCAGCTTAAAACTTATTGAGCTAATTATAGCATCATTTTGAAATGATGCAAATGACCTCAAAATACGTAAAGCGGATAAAGACAGATTTAATGGCTCATTTCTCTGGCATATTTCTAATAATAAATGTTATTAATTAAAATGTTCATTCAAATATGATCCTATTCTTTTAAGAAtgaaatgagtttttggaaagaTCACGCATGCACGGTTATAAAAGAGGTTTAATGGCTCATTGAGTCATTTCTCTGGCATATTGCTAATAATAAATGTTATTAATTAAAATGTTTATTCAAAAATGATCCTATTCTTTTAAGAATGAAATGAATTTTTGGAAAGATCACGCATGCACGGTTATAAAAGACAAAAGTTTAACGGTGCACTTGTCTAGCATTGAAAATATAACCCGTATTCAATGCAATTAACCAAAAATAGTGGGTATTAATTAAcattttacgaagaaaaaaaatatttaagggGTTACTTTTCTTCGATTTGCAGATACAAGGTTACCTATACGATGGAGTACTCAAATCATAGTCTGGTGGTGCTATTTCTCCTAATATCTTTTATTCTTACCGCTGAAACACACATTATAGATGGAATGGAAGCAAGTACATcgagaaaacaaaaagaagatgTAAATCTGGAAAGACAACTGCAAGTTCTAAACAAAAAGCCAATTAAAACCATCATGGTAAGAGTTTTTTCTGGTTTCCTTACTCTTTGAATTTAAGATATTGTTAAGAAAAACCAAAATTTAATGTATTTCACTTCTACATGTATTTAATATAATTTCAGACCAAATTTGGAGATACAATCGATTGCATAAACATTCATAAACAACCAGCATTCGATCATCCACTGCTAAGAGATCATAAGATTCAAATGGTCCCAAGCTCATTTCCAGAATATACAAGCAATAAACACAATTCAACAACTATTTTCCAAGTTTGGAAAATCAACAATGGGTCTCAGAGTAAACGATGCCCATTAGGGACAATACCTGTCCGCAGGACGAAAAAAGAAGACTTAGTTTTAGCCCAAAAGCTATTACGGGAGGCCGATCAAATCCATACAAATGCTTACACATTCTCGCATATGAACCACCATGTAAGTATTGTTCTCCATTCCTTATGTGTGTTGTCGCTTTTCTCTAATTAATTATCAGAAAAAGGGATTTGGATATTACTGATATGCTCGTTAGGTCATAATCTCATTTATCGGAATTATTGTCACCCTTACATGTTTTATCATCTCACAAACAAGTCTACATTGTCTGGTTTGGATTTTTATACCAAAAAAGACAAATATGATTGGATGTATGGGAATACGAACCAACAGTAATCGATCACGGCATAAACTTGGTTTTTCAATTATCTTATTGTCGATCGGAATTGATTAACTAAGGGAACATAATTAAAAGCAAttaatttttttagaataatTCTTGGTGGGTCATCAAAAACAATTAACTTCCGAAATCATTCTCCGTGAATTGTCAAAATAGATAATACCAGAACCGTCCAGTTACAGAAACCTGTTTTCTGATGTGAGGGGGACTTGCTTTTGGCCCATTTTTTGTGAGTGAGGTATTTTAGTCTTGTTCATTTTGACGATTCATAAAAAGGTTTATGTATATTCTGTTTAATAATGGGATCACATGCATGAGACATTGATGTGCAACCATTTTTGCTAAATTATGTTACCTAATTTAGTTGGATATTCATTGGTAAAATAAACTTTTTCCGAGGAAAATTGTCTACCAATTTCTAAGATATTGTATATGTCGTGCTTTGTTATCTATAGTTTGTATCCGTCGAAGAACTTAGCGAAGGAAAAGCATACTTTGGAGGGGCAGCTAATATGAGTGTACATGGACTTGAACTAAATTCCGATGAATTCAGCACTTCCCAAATTTGGATACAAAATGGTCCGTCAGAAAAATTAAATAGCATTGAATTTGGGTGGATGGTAAGTCATCTATTTCTACTACTAAAAATATTTATATTAACATTTATTTATAATATACTTCTACATTTACATACTTTCAGGCATATCCTACATTCTTTGGTGATAATAGCAGTCGATTATTTGGTTATTGGACGGTAAATTCAATCTCTAATTGTTTCCTTGTTTTACTTTTTACGCCTTATTCAACTGCTCATTCTTAATATATTTTTGACACCGTAACATTTTGATAAATTAATAGTTTTGGTACTATTAAATACTATCAATTTAGAAAAGTATTGAATTATAGATAAATTAATAAGTTGTTAATATATTGAGACATTTCAAATTTTAATTTAGTTTTCAGAATCATATTCTAACAATAACAAATATCCAAAGAATTTATTTTCAATTCAAATTACTTTCTAATTCATTTATGATATAATATGAGCAAGTATATCTTTGTGTCTAAATGCATACGCTTTGATGTTAAAATTAAATCACAATAAAAAGACCAATAAATTAAAATCACTTCGGAACTTCTCATGGGGATAGAGAAAATGAGATAAAGTCCAATGCCATGTTAATGCGAATAAGAAATAAACAATTTTGGATTTTTCTAATTTAATAAGGCAGCATaaccttttgtttttttatatGGCATAGCTAGTCCCCACTGCTAATTCAACCGCCATCCATCAAAATGACCCAATTTCAACTCTATGTATGTAGGAAATTGGTGAAAGTAGTGGATCCAACCTTCCCTAATGGGAATCGATCCCCTACCTCCCACCCACAATATGGATGCAAAGCGGTGCTTTTACCAATGTGCTAGACAGCTGTTGGAAATAAGACAAAATAACACAGTGCTATTAtacaaattattaatttatacatTATTTAGGCTTTATAGAAAATTTAAAGTTCGTATTATAATTTTAATTTTTGCAGGGTTATTACTTTATCACACAATCCAGTCATGATCGaagtttcttttttattttagagAAGTTGTTAATTTATCCCAGATAAATTAAGAAAGTCCTATTGTATAACCATAAAACCGTTATACGTCCATACTGGAAGCTTCATATTTAATCTCAATTCTTATACGTATAT includes the following:
- the LOC113285374 gene encoding uncharacterized protein LOC113285374 isoform X1 yields the protein MEYSNHSLVVLFLLISFILTAETHIIDGMEASTSRKQKEDVNLERQLQVLNKKPIKTIMTKFGDTIDCINIHKQPAFDHPLLRDHKIQMVPSSFPEYTSNKHNSTTIFQVWKINNGSQSKRCPLGTIPVRRTKKEDLVLAQKLLREADQIHTNAYTFSHMNHHFVSVEELSEGKAYFGGAANMSVHGLELNSDEFSTSQIWIQNGPSEKLNSIEFGWMAYPTFFGDNSSRLFGYWTADGSKQTGSFNMLCPGFVQVHNEISFGADFDPISVYGEDACVVSFQVRRDPPTGNWWLIVDGINIGYWPKEIFTHLASHASVVRYGGIAGSKPQMPTPPMGNGYLPQLQDFLKTAYMTRMKYADEKGQFVNINPYGVQTKQDTTLDCYNILFAGNLGSDWEISMAFGGHGGMCP
- the LOC113285374 gene encoding uncharacterized protein LOC113285374 isoform X2 encodes the protein MEYSNHSLVVLFLLISFILTAETHIIDGMEASTSRKQKEDVNLERQLQVLNKKPIKTIMTKFGDTIDCINIHKQPAFDHPLLRDHKIQMVPSSFPEYTSNKHNSTTIFQVWKINNGSQSKRCPLGTIPVRRTKKEDLVLAQKLLREADQIHTNAYTFSHMNHHFVSVEELSEGKAYFGGAANMSVHGLELNSDEFSTSQIWIQNGPSEKLNSIEFGWMAYPTFFGDNSSRLFGYWTADGSKQTGSFNMLCPGFVQVHNEISFGADFDPISVYGEDACVVSFQDPPTGNWWLIVDGINIGYWPKEIFTHLASHASVVRYGGIAGSKPQMPTPPMGNGYLPQLQDFLKTAYMTRMKYADEKGQFVNINPYGVQTKQDTTLDCYNILFAGNLGSDWEISMAFGGHGGMCP